The sequence ATGTCAACGATGAAACTTGCTCGAACCTTCGATCAACCTCAGCATGAGCCGTGCCATCTAGTCTTTGACGCTGTTCGCCGCAACGGAAACACACGCGAAACGCCATTGACTGTCGACGACGCCATCCTCGAATGAATAGATAACATTTTGCCAACGCACTTTTCGCTCGCAGGCGACGATTGCCACCGCCATGGGCACTACCGCGCACATCGATCGCGAGGTTCTCTTTCCGACTACGCTCGCTGCGCTACTCTTTCGGCCATTTGCGCAAGCCCCTCCTTTTCCTGTGCGCGCTCCATGAAGCCCAGAACCGTCACCGCGAATTCGCCGATCGACGCGGGAATACAGCAGACGTTCGGATCGTTTGGTCCAACCTGGCATTCGGCCTCGATCTCTGGCGGGAACTGCGGCTCCTGGCACGTCTTGTTATGTTGTCCTTCGCGCGGCAGCTCGCTCATCGGTCTATGCGCATCGAGCCCATAGTTCCACAAGAAGCGATTGCATCCAGCCCATGTGCATAGCCCCTCGCGGCATCCAGCGCAATTTCTCGCCCCCACTCATATCGCGCCAACCAAGCTTCTCGATTATCAATATCTAAAATACAGAACCCCCAACCCAGGCTTCCCTTCCTTTTTCCTTGCCATCTTGCTTCTAGCCGGCAAATCAATCTTCGCCGCGTCTCGCCATCCTAAAACATGAAAAATTTGCTCAGCCATGTTGGCGAATGGCAAAAATCTTCTGGCCATGCTGTAGGCGATAACTCCATAAACAAAAAATTCCCCCAACCCGCCACCGATCAGTGCAATAAAAAACTCTCGCCAGATCCCCTCTCCCCAAAATGTTGCCAGCATCACAAAAAAATAGATAAGGAACACAATGAGGAATCCCCGCATAAACCACTTGAAAGAGTTCTTAAAGTGCGCACTCTTCCCACGCGAACAGTGCGGATACAGAGCAATCGTGTGGTCCGACGGTCGAAGAATCGCAAAAGCACGATAGGTTCCATCTTTCAAAGGTTCCGCCACCACTTCCACTTCCTCGTCGTCCTGAAAGGGCGACCACATCAACCAGCCCGTAAAAAATTTTCCGTCCAACTCAAATTGAACCTTGTCCGCTTCCTCCTTGGTGCCCGCCAATGACGCCCAGCCGATTGCTCCACCCGAACCGACCAGCGCCGACGCCACCGCGGTAAGCCCCGCCGCCGATCGATCCATGTCACTCAACAGAAAATCCACCGCAACTCTATTTTTTTTGAAATTCTTCAACCTTCCCTTTAACACTACAGCTCGATCGATATCCATATTTCGTTCTCTCACGCCCTTCACCACGACAGCTCCACACAACCTCCGTCTCCAACGCGGCTGTACCTCATGAACGAGCACATAGAATTCAATCAAACTCACAAACTTTCACTAATACTTGAAATATAGCTTTCCCAACCCAGGCCGCCCCTCCACTCGCCGCGCGACTTTACTTCTTCCCGGGAGATCAATTTGACTCACCCCCTTCCACCCCAAAACCTCAAAAATCCCCTCTGCCATATTAACAAATAGCATAAATTTTCTAGCAATATTAACCGCAATAATTCCATACACAACAAACAGCCCCCCGATATCATTGCAATCAACTCAAGGACACCCAGCCAATCACCGTACCCTCTCACAAAAAACACAGCCGACAAAAGGCTTCCAAGCGTTATCACAATAAATATAAAAAACAGCATGAATAATTTCACAGCATTTTT comes from Burkholderia savannae and encodes:
- a CDS encoding putative type VI secretion system effector gives rise to the protein MVKGVRERNMDIDRAVVLKGRLKNFKKNRVAVDFLLSDMDRSAAGLTAVASALVGSGGAIGWASLAGTKEEADKVQFELDGKFFTGWLMWSPFQDDEEVEVVAEPLKDGTYRAFAILRPSDHTIALYPHCSRGKSAHFKNSFKWFMRGFLIVFLIYFFVMLATFWGEGIWREFFIALIGGGLGEFFVYGVIAYSMARRFLPFANMAEQIFHVLGWRDAAKIDLPARSKMARKKEGKPGLGVLYFRY